The following coding sequences lie in one Sesamum indicum cultivar Zhongzhi No. 13 linkage group LG9, S_indicum_v1.0, whole genome shotgun sequence genomic window:
- the LOC105170851 gene encoding transcription factor IBH1-like gives MKTAKNLHTNPTSIKNRFSLRFLRAINKLNNNIISTPPPLNPADRRKRYHAIRAAAYASMALAVGPNKAWSRAVLRKIRNRTKEMIKPRTRRGAVGGSINPRNELGLGQENELRERVPGGEAMDFRRLLNETGHYIQCLRAQVQVMRKILHYSST, from the coding sequence ATGAAGACAGCCAAGAACCTTCACACAAACCCTACTTCCATCAAAAACCGCTTCTCTCTTCGCTTTCTTCGAGCCATCAACAAGCTAAACAACAACATCATCAgcactcctcctcctcttaaCCCGGCCGACAGACGCAAGCGATACCATGCCATCAGAGCTGCAGCTTACGCGTCCATGGCGTTGGCTGTCGGTCCAAACAAAGCCTGGAGCCGCGCGGTGCTCCGGAAGATCAGAAACCGGACCAAAGAAATGATAAAACCTAGAACTAGAAGAGGTGCTGTGGGAGGATCAATTAACCCTAGAAATGAGCTGGGGTTGGGGCAGGAGAACGAGCTGCGGGAGCGCGTCCCGGGCGGCGAAGCCATGGATTTTCGCAGGTTGTTGAATGAAACAGGCCATTATATACAGTGCCTCCGAGCCCAGGTACAGGTCATGAGGAAGATTCTTCATTATTCTTCAACATGA